A window of the Brassica napus cultivar Da-Ae chromosome A2, Da-Ae, whole genome shotgun sequence genome harbors these coding sequences:
- the LOC106416325 gene encoding feruloyl CoA ortho-hydroxylase F6H1-2: MTPTNDVREFVVNQRNGVKGLVDSLKLTALPSPYIQPSQERLTSDKILSSPSQIPVIDVSNWNDPQVASEICHAAAKHGLFQIVNHGIVPGELKALIAAARGFFELPAEERRRYWRGSSVSETAWLTTSFNPYKESILEWRDFLKFEFLPQRHGYDATWPPVCREQVTDHFKRMKPIANKILTILMNNLNSTIDDSSNQTLMGTMRMNFNYYPECPEPTLAIGTGRHSDINTLTLLLQEDGILSSLYARATEDGDKWIHVPPIPGAIVVNIGDVLQIMSNDRYRSVEHCVLVNRSCSRVSIPVFCGPVNDSAIEPLPEVLENNEMARYRKVVYSDYLKDFFERPHDGKTTIESIKL, from the exons ATGACTCCAACCAATGACGTGAGAGAGTTCGTGGTGAACCAGAGAAACGGAGTAAAAGGTCTCGTCGACTCTCTGAAACTAACCGCACTTCCTTCTCCATACATTCAACCTTCTCAAGAACGCCTCACTTCCGACAAAATCCTCTCATCACCTTCGCAAATTCCTGTCATCGACGTGTCTAACTGGAATGACCCGCAAGTGGCTAGTGAGATCTGCCATGCAGCGGCTAAGCACGGGTTGTTTCAGATAGTGAACCACGGGATAGTTCCGGGGGAGTTGAAGGCTTTGATTGCGGCGGCGCGTGGGTTTTTTGAATTGCCAGCGGAAGAGAGGAGAAGGTACTGGAGAGGAAGTTCGGTGTCGGAAACGGCGTGGCTGACCACTAGCTTTAATCCTTACAAAGAGAGTATTTTGGAGTGGAGAGACTTCCTCAAGTTTGAGTTTCTTCCTCAACGGCATGGTTATGATGCCACGTGGCCTCCTGTCTGCAG gGAACAGGTGACAGACCATTTCAAGAGGATGAAACCAATCGCCAATAAGATCTTAACCATACTTATGAACAATCTAAACTCAACCATCGACGACTCTAGTAACCAAACACTGATGggaacaatgagaatgaattttAACTACTATCCGGAATGTCCTGAGCCAACCCTCGCAATTGGAACTGGTCGCCACTCAGACATCAACACCCTCACTCTCCTCCTACAAGAGGACGGTATCTTGAGCAGCCTCTACGCTCGAGCCACCGAGGACGGGGATAAATGGATTCATGTCCCTCCGATTCCGGGAGCAATTGTGGTTAATATTGGAGACGTGTTACAGATAATGAGCAATGATAGGTACAGGAGCGTGGAGCATTGTGTGCTGGTTAATAGATCTTGTAGCCGAGTTTCTATTCCAGTTTTCTGTGGACCGGTTAATGATTCGGCTATTGAGCCGTTACCAGAGGTGTTAGAGAACAATGAGATGGCTCGGTATAGAAAGGTTGTGTACTCGGACTACTTGAAGGATTTTTTTGAAAGACCCCATGATGGAAAGACGACTATTGAGTCGATTAAATTATAA
- the LOC106383820 gene encoding protein CLT3, chloroplastic, giving the protein MATTTPPRRITTGSITSVQSHSAVRPLSMISLIRRHHHLNLRLPSPIAPASRRWLIEAVARSPWEGSDDGGAQADGKKPGVCGYAISGNEIEGSSGELVEGDQQHVNTMEMVMWAAATAAFGVANRVMYKLALVPLKQYPFFLAQLSTFGYVAVYYSILYFRYRAGTVTDEMLSVPKMPFLIAGVLQALAAAAGMAATANLSGPSTTVLSQTFLVWQIFFSIIFLRRRYSVNQILGCTLVALGVVVSVASGSGAAHSLKEAGVFWILLMVLSYLFQGADTVLKEVIFIDSQKRLKGASLDLFIVNSYGSAFQAICIALLLPFLSKLWGIPFNQLGSYLKDGAACFLNIGTMTKGCEGAPLLPLLFVIANIGYNIALLRLLKISSAVVSSLASTVSVPIAVFLFTLPLPYLGVASSLPNGFMGGTIILVLGMLVYSWAPQGPNGSHTDSVIPSPPPT; this is encoded by the exons ATGGCAACAACAACGCCTCCCCGCCGCATAACCACCGGTTCGATCACCTCGGTCCAATCGCATTCCGCGGTTCGACCTCTATCAATGATCTCTCTAATCCGTCGACATCACCACCTCAACCTTCGTCTGCCGTCGCCAATTGCTCCTGCCTCCAGGCGGTGGTTAATCGAAGCGGTCGCGAGATCGCCCTGGGAAGGATCTGATGACGGAGGAGCTCAGGCTGATGGTAAAAAGCCAGGAGTGTGCGGTTACGCGATCAGCGGCAACGAGATCGAAGGGAGCAGTGGGGAGCTTGTGGAGGGAGATCAGCAGCATGTCAATACGATGGAGATGGTGATGTGGGCGGCGGCTACGGCGGCGTTTGGAGTCGCGAACCGCGTGATGTACAAGCTCGCGTTGGTTCCGCTCAAACAGTATCCCTTCTTCCTCGCGCAACTCTCCACCTTCGG GTATGTAGCTGTATATTATTCAATCTTGTATTTTCGATATCGTGCTGGAACTGTTACAGATGAGATGCTCTCGGTGCCTAAGATGCCATTTTTAATTGCTGGCGTCTTGCAGGCTTTAGCTGCAGCTGCTGGCATGGCAGCTACAG CAAATCTCTCGGGGCCATCTACTACAGTTTTATCTCAG ACATTTCTTGTCTGGCAAATCTTCTTCTCCATTATATTTCTCAGGAGGAGATATAGCGTAAACCAAATACTCGGATGCACTCTTGTAGCCCTTGGTGTAGTCGTCAGTGTGGCAAG TGGATCAGGTGCTGCTCATTCCTTAAAGGAAGCTGGAGTATTTTGGATTCTTCTTATGGTCCTTTCTTACCTTTTCCAAGGAGCAGATACAGTATTAAAG gAAGTCATCTTTATAGATAGCCAGAAACGATTGAAG GGAGCTTCACTCGATCTTTTTATAGTAAATTCATATGGTTCTGCCTTCCAG GCCATCTGCATCGCATTGCTTCTTCCATTTCTCTCAAAACTGTGGGGCATACCGTTTAACCAACTCGGTAGCTACCTAAAAGACGGCGCGGCTTGCTTTCTCAACATCGGGACAATGACAAAAGGATGTGAAGGGGCTCCGTTGTTGCCACTGTTGTTTGTGATAGCAAACATTGGCTATAACATTGCGCTTTTGAGACTACTCAAGATTTCATCGGCGGTGGTTTCATCTCTTGCATCGACAGTGTCAGTGCCCATTGCAGTGTTCTTGTTCACGTTGCCATTACCTTACCTTGGAGTTGCATCATCGCTTCCAAATGGGTTCATGGGAGGAACAATAATACTTGTATTGGGAATGCTTGTTTACAGCTGGGCACCACAAGGACCTAACGGTTCTCATACTGATTCAGTCATTCCTTCACCTCCTCCCACTTAG
- the BNAA02G01210D gene encoding protein DGS1, mitochondrial isoform X2, producing MDSQPPANESPPSTTPSNIGEIVPLYSSYLWNRVASLIPTSNSIILGKFSNLFRQTFTKSRRVSFPLPLPSEFPCSSPNISSDTSRIYAVLEEIMADVLSNLHDIQKSLDFWQSRAEGSNARKAYFMIFERGPVAFVNESKNFVRKSLSEDSAMQHLCQSSSSHMSDRMRVLMELRSSLASFLAQLYVELDKRGEDLLKNPEKSLPSLLAVINRLFSNLEGSFSHLHASDSSIDGSYSMPLVFDRLPEINEEGSQWTDCELTDAINLVHKNLEKLNSYLSVMVGKHRKPRRMTLYWVRYTCGAVGLSVFSIWLLRHSSLMGSSDIDNWIHDAKEATMSFFSDHVEQPLLAIRDELFDTFRKRHKGVMETEEVQLTQDSLHRMLRNFCEQDTREKIPDNASDQEMLEVVMNRYEKELVHPIHNLLNGELARGLLIQVQKLKLDIETAMLELDQILRANEINFAILAALPAFFLSLGMLTLLRTWLKQDSRAQGRGRIARIHRRLLVVEIEKRIMQYQSYIEQGRDKDAENVFGLLIYSLERLYRVVEKPARTSGEWDLVKQDLIELGKPQQQTSYKLTVTQRLVKVYDCLLPTLQRQ from the exons ATGGATTCTCAACCTCCGGCGAACGAGTCTCCACCGTCGACGACGCCGTCTAACATCGGAGAGATAGTTCCTCTCTATTCCAGTTACCTCTGGAACCGCGTCGCTTCCTTGATTCCCACTTCGAACTCAATTATTCTCGGAAAATTCTCCAATCTCTTTCGCCAAACGTTCACCAAATCACGACGTGTATCATTCCCTCTCCCTCTACCTTCCGAGTTCCCATGCTCCTCTCC CAACATCTCATCGGATACGTCGAGGATCTATGCGGTGTTGGAGGAGATAATGGCTGACGTTCTCTCGAACTTGCACGATATCCAGAAAAGTTTAGATTTCTGGCAGTCTAGAGCTGAG GGCTCTAATGCTCGAAAAGCTTACTTTATGATCTTCGAGAGGGGACCAGTAGCTTTTGTGAATGAGAGTAAGAACTTCGTCCGCAAAAGTCTCAGTGAGGATTCAGCGATGCAGCATCTTTGTCAGTCGTCTTCGTCTCACATGTCTGATAGGATGAGAGTATTGATGGAGTTGAGATCTTCGCTTGCTTCGTTTCTTGCTCAG CTTTATGTTGAATTGGATAAACGTGGGGAAGATCTTTTGAAGAATCCAGAGAAGTCACTGCCGTCTTTGTTAGCTGTTATCAATCGATTGTTTTCGAATTTGGAGGGTTCTTTCAGCCATTTACATGCT TCTGATTCTTCTATTGATGGAAGTTACTCAATGCCACTAGTGTTTGATCGACTGCCTGAAATTAATGAAGAAGGATCTCAGTGGACCGATTGTGAACTCACGGACGCTATCAACCTAGTTCATAAGAATTTGGAGAAACTTAACTCGTACTTATCAGTTATG GTAGGCAAGCATCGGAAGCCAAGGAGGATGACACTGTACTGGGTCCGATACACATGTGGTGCAGTTGGGCTTTCGGTTTTTTCTATATGGCTACTGCGTCATAGTAGTTTGATGGGGAGTTCTGACATCGATAATTGGATTCATGATGCAAAAGAAGCAACAATGAGCTTCTTCAGTGATCATGTTGAGCAACCG CTGCTTGCCATTAGGGATGAGCTTTTTGATACTTTCCGGAAAAGGCACAAGGGTGTTATGGAAACTGAAGAAGTGCAGCTGACGCAAGACTCACTGCACAG AATGCTGAGGAATTTCTGCGAGCAGGATACGCGTGAAAAGATCCCAGATAATGCATCTGATCAGGAGATGCTTGAAGTTGTTATGAACCG TTACGAAAAGGAACTCGTGCACCCTATTCATAACCTCCTGAACGGAGAGCTTGCACGTGGTTTGCTTATCCAG GTCCAGAAGCTTAAACTGGATATAGAAAC AGCGATGCTTGAACTGGATCAGATACTTCGTGCAAATGAAATAAACTTTGCCATTCTAGCTGCATTACCTGCTTTCTTTCTCAGTCTTGGTATGCTCACGTTGCTTCGAACATGGCTTAAACAG GATAGCAGAGCTCAAGGACGTGGAAGAATTGCACGTATCCACAGGAGGCTACTTGTCGTTGAAATTGAAAAGAGGATTATGCAGTATCAGAGCTACATTGAACAAGGACGT GATAAGGATGCAGAAAATGTATTTGGTTTGCTAATATACAGCCTTGAGCGTTTGTACCGGGTTGTTGAGAAACCTGCAAGAACAAGCGGCGAGTGGGATCT AGTGAAACAAGATCTGATCGAGTTAGGAAAGCCACAGCAGCAAACGTCGTACAAATTAACGGTGACACAACGGCTAGTAAAGGTTTATGACTGCTTGCTTCCCACTCTGCAGCGACAATAA
- the LOC106406480 gene encoding calcium-dependent protein kinase 17-like — protein MGNCCSQGRDSADNADGYTQDKGITASTAEPSVPQSKHAPPSPPPATKQGPIGPVLGRPMEDVKSSYSLGKELGRGQFGVTHLCTQKATGQQFACKTIAKRKLVNKEDIEDVRREVQIMHHMTGQPNIVELKGAYEDKHSVHLVMELCAGGELFDRIIAKGHYSERAAASLLRTIVQIIHTCHSMGVIHRDLKPENFLLLSKDENAPLKATDFGLSVFYKPGDVFKDIVGSAYYIAPEVLKRKYGPEADIWSIGVMLYILLCGVPPFWAESENGIFNAILKGHVDFSSDPWPSLSPQAKDLVKKMLNSDPKQRLTAAQVLNHPWIKEDGEAPDVPLDNAVMSRLKQFKAMNNFKKVALRVIAGCLSEEEIMGLKEMFKGMDTDSSGTITLEELRQGLAKQGTRLSEYEVQQLMEAADADGNGTIDYGEFIAATMHINRLDREEHLYSAFQHFDKDNSGYITMEELEQALREFGMNDGRDIKEIISEVDGDNDGRINYDEFVTMMRKGNPDPIPKKRRELSFK, from the exons ATGGGAAACTGTTGTTCTCAAGGACGGGACTCAGCCGATAACGCAGATGGATACACACAAGACAAGGGCATTACCGCTTCAACTGCTGAACCTTCCGTACCACAATCCAAACACGCccctccttctcctcctcccGCAACAAAGCAAGGCCCTATAGGACCTGTCTTAGGTCGACCTATGGAAGATGTAAAATCTTCATATTCTTTAGGGAAAGAGCTAGGGAGAGGACAGTTTGGTGTCACGCACCTCTGCACGCAGAAGGCAACAGGTCAGCAGTTCGCTTGCAAGACCATTGCCAAAAGGAAGCTTGTGAACAAAGAAGACATTGAGGATGTAAGAAGGGAAGTGCAGATAATGCATCACATGACCGGTCAGCCAAACATTGTTGAGCTTAAAGGAGCTTATGAGGATAAACATTCTGTGCATTTGGTCATGGAGCTTTGCGCTGGTGGAGAGTTGTTCGATAGGATTATTGCTAAAGGACATTACTCTGAGAGAGCAGCTGCTTCTTTGTTGAGAACCATTGTTCAGATTATCCATACTTGCCATTCCATGGGGGTTATTCACAGGGATTTGAAGCCTGAGAACTTTCTGTTGCTCAGCAAAGATGAGAACGCTCCTCTCAAGGCCACTGACTTTGGTTTGTCTGTTTTTTACAAGCCAGGAGATGTTTTTAAGGATATTGTGGGTAGTGCTTATTACATTGCACCAGAGGTTTTGAAAAGGAAGTATGGACCAGAAGCTGATATTTGGAGTATTGGTGTTATGTTGTATATCCTCTTATGTGGTGTTCCACCTTTCTGGGCTG AATCGGAGAATGGAATATTCAACGCCATCCTAAAGGGACATGTTGATTTCTCAAGTGATCCATGGCCATCACTCTCACCTCAGGCGAAGGATCTTGTTAAGAAGATGCTCAACTCTGATCCCAAGCAAAGACTAACTGCTGCTCAAGTTCTCA acCATCCATGGATCAAGGAGGATGGAGAAGCACCAGATGTTCCTCTTGACAACGCGGTGATGTCAAGGCTCAAGCAATTCAAAGCAATGAACAATTTCAAGAAAGTTGCATTGCGGGTGATAGCAGGTTGCTTATCAGAGGAAGAGATCATGGGGTTGAAGGAGATGTTTAAAGGCATGGACACTGATAGCAGTGGAACAATTACACTCGAGGAGCTAAGACAAGGACTCGCTAAGCAAGGTACAAGGTTGTCAGAATACGAAGTCCAACAGTTAATGGAAGCT GCTGATGCTGACGGTAATGGAACAATAGACTATGGTGAGTTTATTGCAGCTACAATGCATATTAACAGACTTGACAGAGAAGAACATCTCTACTCAGCCTTCCAACACTTTGACAAAGACAACAGTGGGTATATCACAATGGAAGAGCTGGAGCAAGCTCTTAGGGAGTTTGGCATGAATGATGGCAGAGACATTAAAGAGATAATCTCCGAGGTTGATGGAGACAAT GATGGTCGGATAAACTATGATGAGTTTGTGACAATgatgagaaaaggaaaccctgaTCCTATCCCAAAGAAGCGACGTGAGCTTTCATTTAAATGA
- the LOC106383829 gene encoding bi-functional coumaroyl CoA and feruloyl CoA ortho-hydroxylase F6H2-2-1, which translates to MTSTTDVREFVVNQRNGVKGLVDSLKLTTLPSPYIQPPQKRLTSDKILSSSSQIPVIDVSNWNDPQVASEICDAAAKLGLFQIVNHGIAPVELKALVAAARGFYQFPVEERSRYWKGSSVSETAWLTTSFSPYKESVLEWRDYIKFEFLPQQHGFDAAWPPVCKEQVTDHFKRMKPIANKILNILINNLNSTINESSQQTLMGTMRMNFNYYPECPEPSLAIGTGRHSDINTLTLLLQEDGVLSSLYARATEDGDKWIHVPPIPGAIVVNIGDVLQIMSNDGYRSVEHCVLVNKSCSRVSIPVFCEPIRDSVIQPLPEVLENNEMARYRKVVYSDYLKTFFERPHDGKATIESVKL; encoded by the exons ATGACTTCAACCACTGACGTGAGAGAGTTCGTGGTGAACCAACGAAACGGAGTTAAAGGGCTCGTTGACTCTCTAAAACTAACCACACTTCCTTCTCCATACATTCAACCTCCTCAAAAACGCCTCACTTCCGACAAAATCCTCTCGTCATCCTCACAAATTCCTGTCATCGACGTTTCCAACTGGAATGACCCGCAAGTGGCTAGCGAGATCTGCGATGCAGCGGCTAAGCTCGGGTTGTTTCAGATAGTCAACCACGGGATAGCTCCGGTGGAGTTGAAGGCTTTAGTTGCGGCGGCCCGTGGGTTCTACCAGTTTCCAGTGGAGGAGCGAAGTAGGTACTGGAAAGGAAGTTCGGTGTCGGAGACGGCGTGGCTGACCACTAGCTTTAGTCCTTACAAAGAGAGTGTGTTGGAGTGGAGAGACTATATCAAGTTTGAGTTTCTTCCTCAACAACATGGCTTCGACGCGGCGTGGCCTCCTGTCTGCAA GGAACAAGTGACAGACCATTTCAAGAGGATGAAACCAATCGCCAATAAGATCTTAAATATACTCATCAACAATCTAAACTCAACCATCAACGAGTCTAGTCAACAAACACTAATGggaacaatgagaatgaatttcAACTACTATCCAGAATGTCCAGAGCCAAGCCTCGCAATAGGAACTGGTCGCCACTCAGACATCAACACCCTCACTCTCCTCCTACAAGAGGACGGTGTCTTGAGCAGCCTCTACGCTCGAGCCACCGAGGACGGGGATAAATGGATTCATGTCCCTCCAATTCCTGGAGCAATTGTAGTTAATATTGGAGACGTGTTACAGATAATGAGCAATGATGGGTATAGGAGCGTGGAGCATTGTGTGCTGGTCAATAAATCTTGTAGCCGGGTTTCTATTCCGGTTTTCTGCGAACCAATTCGTGATTCGGTTATCCAGCCGTTACCAGAGGTGTTAGAAAACAATGAGATGGCTCGGTATAGAAAGGTTGTGTACTCGGACTACTTGAAGACTTTTTTTGAAAGACCCCATGATGGAAAGGCGACCATTGAGTCGGTTAAATTGTAA
- the BNAA02G01210D gene encoding protein DGS1, mitochondrial isoform X1, with the protein MDSQPPANESPPSTTPSNIGEIVPLYSSYLWNRVASLIPTSNSIILGKFSNLFRQTFTKSRRVSFPLPLPSEFPCSSPNISSDTSRIYAVLEEIMADVLSNLHDIQKSLDFWQSRAEGSNARKAYFMIFERGPVAFVNESKNFVRKSLSEDSAMQHLCQSSSSHMSDRMRVLMELRSSLASFLAQLYVELDKRGEDLLKNPEKSLPSLLAVINRLFSNLEGSFSHLHAVRESDSSIDGSYSMPLVFDRLPEINEEGSQWTDCELTDAINLVHKNLEKLNSYLSVMVGKHRKPRRMTLYWVRYTCGAVGLSVFSIWLLRHSSLMGSSDIDNWIHDAKEATMSFFSDHVEQPLLAIRDELFDTFRKRHKGVMETEEVQLTQDSLHRMLRNFCEQDTREKIPDNASDQEMLEVVMNRYEKELVHPIHNLLNGELARGLLIQVQKLKLDIETAMLELDQILRANEINFAILAALPAFFLSLGMLTLLRTWLKQDSRAQGRGRIARIHRRLLVVEIEKRIMQYQSYIEQGRDKDAENVFGLLIYSLERLYRVVEKPARTSGEWDLVKQDLIELGKPQQQTSYKLTVTQRLVKVYDCLLPTLQRQ; encoded by the exons ATGGATTCTCAACCTCCGGCGAACGAGTCTCCACCGTCGACGACGCCGTCTAACATCGGAGAGATAGTTCCTCTCTATTCCAGTTACCTCTGGAACCGCGTCGCTTCCTTGATTCCCACTTCGAACTCAATTATTCTCGGAAAATTCTCCAATCTCTTTCGCCAAACGTTCACCAAATCACGACGTGTATCATTCCCTCTCCCTCTACCTTCCGAGTTCCCATGCTCCTCTCC CAACATCTCATCGGATACGTCGAGGATCTATGCGGTGTTGGAGGAGATAATGGCTGACGTTCTCTCGAACTTGCACGATATCCAGAAAAGTTTAGATTTCTGGCAGTCTAGAGCTGAG GGCTCTAATGCTCGAAAAGCTTACTTTATGATCTTCGAGAGGGGACCAGTAGCTTTTGTGAATGAGAGTAAGAACTTCGTCCGCAAAAGTCTCAGTGAGGATTCAGCGATGCAGCATCTTTGTCAGTCGTCTTCGTCTCACATGTCTGATAGGATGAGAGTATTGATGGAGTTGAGATCTTCGCTTGCTTCGTTTCTTGCTCAG CTTTATGTTGAATTGGATAAACGTGGGGAAGATCTTTTGAAGAATCCAGAGAAGTCACTGCCGTCTTTGTTAGCTGTTATCAATCGATTGTTTTCGAATTTGGAGGGTTCTTTCAGCCATTTACATGCTGTGCGTGAG TCTGATTCTTCTATTGATGGAAGTTACTCAATGCCACTAGTGTTTGATCGACTGCCTGAAATTAATGAAGAAGGATCTCAGTGGACCGATTGTGAACTCACGGACGCTATCAACCTAGTTCATAAGAATTTGGAGAAACTTAACTCGTACTTATCAGTTATG GTAGGCAAGCATCGGAAGCCAAGGAGGATGACACTGTACTGGGTCCGATACACATGTGGTGCAGTTGGGCTTTCGGTTTTTTCTATATGGCTACTGCGTCATAGTAGTTTGATGGGGAGTTCTGACATCGATAATTGGATTCATGATGCAAAAGAAGCAACAATGAGCTTCTTCAGTGATCATGTTGAGCAACCG CTGCTTGCCATTAGGGATGAGCTTTTTGATACTTTCCGGAAAAGGCACAAGGGTGTTATGGAAACTGAAGAAGTGCAGCTGACGCAAGACTCACTGCACAG AATGCTGAGGAATTTCTGCGAGCAGGATACGCGTGAAAAGATCCCAGATAATGCATCTGATCAGGAGATGCTTGAAGTTGTTATGAACCG TTACGAAAAGGAACTCGTGCACCCTATTCATAACCTCCTGAACGGAGAGCTTGCACGTGGTTTGCTTATCCAG GTCCAGAAGCTTAAACTGGATATAGAAAC AGCGATGCTTGAACTGGATCAGATACTTCGTGCAAATGAAATAAACTTTGCCATTCTAGCTGCATTACCTGCTTTCTTTCTCAGTCTTGGTATGCTCACGTTGCTTCGAACATGGCTTAAACAG GATAGCAGAGCTCAAGGACGTGGAAGAATTGCACGTATCCACAGGAGGCTACTTGTCGTTGAAATTGAAAAGAGGATTATGCAGTATCAGAGCTACATTGAACAAGGACGT GATAAGGATGCAGAAAATGTATTTGGTTTGCTAATATACAGCCTTGAGCGTTTGTACCGGGTTGTTGAGAAACCTGCAAGAACAAGCGGCGAGTGGGATCT AGTGAAACAAGATCTGATCGAGTTAGGAAAGCCACAGCAGCAAACGTCGTACAAATTAACGGTGACACAACGGCTAGTAAAGGTTTATGACTGCTTGCTTCCCACTCTGCAGCGACAATAA